The Corythoichthys intestinalis isolate RoL2023-P3 chromosome 1, ASM3026506v1, whole genome shotgun sequence genome has a segment encoding these proteins:
- the LOC130912382 gene encoding uncharacterized protein LOC130912382 yields MEGSHCCVACGSLLGPSDTLNRCAACRGLSDDPRGGFADVCSSPSPVVLGGPSASETRPLSGLRRSKRRGPSAPPSGPRPKRSKVDELLASDVERLRREVAELRSLLGDRPPGDSAAAFDPRSPGMPDLDLEADAVSLAASASMFHDDVGESAFVPSELGSSSSALGSSAGSPDASMLAVLRGALARLQLDLPQRPASAPASAFFRHQRSASNFAVPASADFVRELHAGWRDPAALSRLSADGRALAAMHDPAAVGLDRMPGVEPAIASFIVSPEESLRPVVRCPQPQGRLTDELILRAYGAGARAGRIGNSMAHLLLALLASLPESGADTSAVGFCDAALHAFALVTRELGRTMSCLVQARRQVWLAQSPLTEPARTTLRGVPVEPGHLFGSAAVSALERTISARATRQQLSGLRRGSAPAGWLGAPSAGFRPRRAVHLSPDGGYGAQPASRRGLPPASPPGPVGAGGAGTEAVGPAVGFFSHQQLRYWAARVSDPWVISTLTHGYVLQFRRRPPVSRRVRVTTVSDPARALALSRELSSLLAMGAIEPVDPRACPRGFYSTYFLVPKKTGGFRPVLDLRGLNRYLKVLPFRMLTVADVLRVVARGEWFTSVDLKDAYFHVPVAPRHRRFLRFAYRGRHWQFRVLPFGLSLSPRVFTRVVRAGLAPLQSAGMKILPYLDDWLLCAPSRAQAYGDTAVLLAHVARLGIRVNLGKSCLVPSPQATFLGVSLDSVAMLARPSSRRVEAALRLLSHFLVGQVRPYLTFLRLLGVLTSLTAVVPLGLLFLRPLQRWLNGFRLDARRHRRRLLRVSGRCVVALAPWRNGAFLLEGVPLGVAPVRRKVVTTDASRLGWGAVWQRRAARGSWSLRDHAVHINVLELRAVHMALRHFYPFLRGRHVLVRSDNAAAVYHINHQGGTRSAHLLEASRRLLVWAAPRLASLRAAYLPGQLNRLADSLSRRRLPPGEWRLHPEVVRAIWGVFGQAEVDLFASQESAHCPLWFSLGERSSPLGQDALAHPWLRVLLYAFPPLPLIWLTLRRVFLEGHSLLLVAPFWPARLWFPLLCSLCVGEPWCLPERRDLLSQLGGQLWHPDPRRLRLHVWPLRGPTRCLTPARVQSGGRF; encoded by the exons ATGGAGGGCTCTCACTGCTGTGTGGCTTGCGGTTCCCTCCTTGGGCCGTCCGACACCCTGAACCGGTGTGCGGCTTGCCGTGGCCTATCTGACGATCCACGCGGGGGGTTTGCGGATGTTTGTTCGTCCCCCTCCCCCGTCGTGCTCGGGGGCCCGTCCGCATCTGAGACGCGGCCCCTTTCTGGGCTTAGGCGCTCGAAGCGTCGCGGTCCTTCGGCTCCTCCGTCCGGCCCCCGTCCAAAGAGATCGAAGGTTGACGAGCTGCTCGCCTCTGATGTTGAGCGGCTGCGCAGGGAGGTGGCTGAGTTGCGGTCTCTCTTGGGTGACCGTCCCCCGGGTGACTCAGCGGCGGCTTTTGACCCGCGTTCGCCTGGCATGCCCGACCTTGACCTGGAGGCCGATGCCGTCTCGCTGGCGGCTTCGGCTTCCATGTTCCATGATGACGTGGGTGAGTCGGCGTTTGTGCCTTCGGAGCTCGGCTCCTCGTCCTCTGCGCTGGGCTCGTCAGCCGGCTCCCCTGACGCTTCCATGCTGGCGGTGCTGCGCGGCGCGTTGGCGCGTCTACAGCTGGACTTGCCTCAACGGCCCGCTTCGGCGCCGGCGAGCGCATTTTTTCGGCACCAGCGGTCCGCCTCGAATTTTGCGGTCCCTGCTTCGGCCGACTTTGTTAGGGAGCTCCATGCGGGCTGGAGGGATCCCGCGGCTCTCTCTCGCCTTTCGGCCGATGGTCGTGCTCTGGCGGCCATGCATGATCCGGCCGCTGTGGGCCTGGACCGCATGCCGGGTGTTGAGCCCGCCATTGCATCCTTCATCGTGTCCCCTGAGGAGTCTCTCCGCCCGGTTGTGCGGTGCCCTCAGCCACAGGGTAGGCTGACGGATGAACTCATTCTCCGGGCCTATGGTGCCGGTGCGCGTGCTGGGCGCATCGGTAATTCCATGGCTCACCTCTTGTTGGCCCTCTTGGCGTCCTTGCCTGAGAGCGGTGCTGACACCTCTGCCGTGGGCTTCTGTGACGCGGCGTTGCACGCGTTCGCCCTGGTGACGCGGGAGCTCGGGCGGACGATGTCCTGTCTTGTGCAGGCTCgtcgtcaggtgtggcttgctcAGTCCCCCCTGACTGAGCCTGCCCGGACGACGCTCCGTGGGGTTCCGGTTGAACCCGGCCATCTTTTTGGCTCGGCGGCGGTGTCTGCCTTGGAGAGGACTATTTCGGCCCGTGCGACCAGGCAACAGCTGTCGGGCCTGCGTCGGGGCTCCGCTCCTGCAGGTTGGCTGGgggctccctctgctggttttcGTCCTCGCCGTGCGGTGCACCTTTCCCCTGATGGGGGCTATGGTGCCCAGCCAGCCTCCCG GCGGGGCCTCCCGCCCGCCAGCCCCCCAGGGCCCGTCGGGGCCGGAGGGGCAGGGACTGAGGCCGTGGGGCCGGCCgtcggatttttttcccaccagcAGCTCAGGTACTGGGCTGCTCGAGTTTCGGACCCCTGGGTGATATCTACCTTGACCCATGGGTACGTGCTCCAGTTCCGACGCCGTCCCCCTGTGTCCCGCCGGGTCCGGGTGACTACTGTCTCGGACCCGGCGAGGGCTCTGGCTCTGAGCCGGGAGCTGTCTTCTCTCCTGGCCATGGGGGCCATCGAGCCTGTGGATCCCCGGGCTTGCCCCCGGGGTTTTTACTCGACTTATTTTCTGGTTCCGAAGAAGACCGGCGGTTTTCGGCCGGTTCTGGATTTGCGGGGCCTCAATCGGTACCTGAAGGTACTTCCGTTCCGCATGTTGACCGTCGCGGATGTATTGCGGGTGGTCGCCCGGGGGGAGTGGTTCACCTCCGTGGACCTGAAGGACGCCTACTTTCATGTGCCGGTCGCTCCTCGCCACAGGCGGTTTCTCCGCTTCGCCTACAGGGGTCGCCACTGGCAGTTCAGGGTGCTCCCCTTCGGGCTCTCCCTTTCCCCGAGGGTGTTCACCCGTGTTGTGCGGGCTGGTCTGGCTCCCCTCCAGTCGGCGGGCATGAAGATTCTGCCCTATCTCGACGACTGGCTGTTGTGTGCGCCGTCGCGCGCTCAGGCGTACGGCGATACGGCAGTCCTTCTTGCCCACGTGGCTCGCTTGGGCATCAGGGTGAATTTAGGGAAGTCGTGTCTGGTTCCTTCCCCGCAGGCGACCTTCCTCGGGGTGTCTCTGGACTCGGTGGCCATGTTGGCTCGACCGTCGTCCCGTCGGGTGGAGGCCGCTCTTCGCCTCCTCTCGCATTTTCTGGTGGGTCAGGTGCGTCCGTACCTGACCTTTCTGCGTCTTTTGGGCGTGCTGACGTCCCTGACCGCGGTCGTGCCCCTTGGTCTTCTCTTCTTGCGCCCCCTGCAGCGGTGGCTGAATGGCTTTCGCCTGGACGCCAGGCGGCACCGGCGACGGTTACTGAGAGTCTCCGGCCGGTGCGTGGTGGCCTTGGCACCGTGGAGGAACGGGGCTTTCTTGTTGGAGGGCGTTCCATTGGGGGTTGCCCCGGTCCGTCGCAAGGTGGTCACTACAGACGCCAGTCGCTTGGGATGGGGTGCTGTCTGGCAGCGCAGGGCTGCTCGTGGCAGCTGGTCTCTGCGGGACCACGCCGTCCACATCAACGTCCTGGAGCTGCGTGCGGTTCACATGGCTCTCCGGCACTTTTACCCTTTCCTACGGGGAAGGCACGTGCTGGTGCGTTCAGACAACGCTGCCGCCGTGTATCACATCAACCACCAGGGGGGCACGAGGTCCGCTCATCTCTTGGAGGCCTCCCGCCGTCTTCTTGTGTGGGCGGCCCCTCGTCTTGCGAGTCTGCGGGCCGCCTATCTTCCCGGCCAGTTGAACCGTCTGGCGGACTCCTTGTCCCGCCGTCGCCTCCCGCCGGGGGAGTGGCGCCTCCATCCCGAGGTGGTGCGCGCGATTTGGGGAGTTTTCGGCCAAGCCGAGGTGGACCTCTTCGCCTCCCAGGAGTCGGCCCATTGCCCTCTCTGGTTTTCCCTGGGGGAGCGCTCCAGCCCTCTCGGTCAGGACGCGCTGGCCCACCCCTGGCTGAGGGTCCTGCTCTACGCCTTCCCGCCGCTCCCTCTGATCTGGCTGACGCTTCGGAGGGTGTTTTTGGAGGGGCACTCGTTGCTGCTGGTGGCCCCCTTCTGGCCGGCTCGCCTATGGTTTCCCCTGCTGTGCAGCCTGTGTGTCGGCGAGCCTTGGTGCCTCCCCGAGAGGCGGGATCTACTGTCCCAGTTGGGGGGCCAGTTATGGCATCCCGATCCTCGCCGTCTCCGCCTGCACGTCTGGCCGCTGAGGGGACCGACTCGCTGTTTGACGCCTGCTCGGGTTCAGTCAGGCGGACGCTTTTGA